A genomic window from Chlorobium phaeobacteroides DSM 266 includes:
- a CDS encoding transposase — MPRGARLDAPDALHHVMVRGIERSDIVFNDGDRLDFLNRIDKAAQKTGTVIYAWALMTNHAHLLLRSGSAGLPTFMRKVLTGYSTSFNKRHHRSGHLFQNRYKSILCEEEPYFVKLVSYIHLNPLRARLVSSLEELQHYPWSGHTAIMGFAEHPWHHTEYVLQQFGRTVGNARMAYLEFVREQNQLGRQPELTGGGLIRSAGGWSEVLSMRRRGERQFSDERILGSGEFVEEVLGDVDDDRKSMMPARLRLAEARDLIERECIEKGLSVEALQCGSRSNEYKALRHDAARKLVCGLGLSHADIARLLGISRSGVSQMLRRYSDISSTHRAERD; from the coding sequence ATGCCGAGAGGAGCGAGGCTTGATGCGCCGGATGCGTTGCATCACGTCATGGTTCGTGGGATCGAGCGATCCGATATTGTTTTTAACGATGGAGATCGGCTTGATTTCCTGAACAGGATTGACAAAGCAGCTCAAAAAACCGGAACCGTCATCTATGCCTGGGCACTGATGACCAATCATGCGCATCTTTTACTCAGAAGCGGTTCAGCCGGGTTGCCAACCTTCATGCGTAAAGTGCTGACCGGGTATTCGACATCGTTCAACAAACGGCATCATCGATCAGGTCACCTCTTCCAGAACCGGTACAAATCGATTCTCTGTGAAGAGGAGCCATATTTCGTCAAGTTGGTGAGCTATATCCATCTGAATCCCTTGCGCGCCCGGTTAGTCTCTTCTCTGGAAGAACTGCAACATTATCCGTGGAGCGGGCATACTGCAATCATGGGTTTTGCTGAACATCCATGGCACCATACGGAATATGTGTTGCAACAGTTCGGCAGAACAGTTGGTAATGCACGAATGGCTTATCTGGAATTCGTACGTGAACAAAACCAGCTAGGACGTCAGCCTGAGTTGACGGGTGGTGGACTGATACGCTCTGCCGGCGGATGGTCTGAAGTGCTGTCTATGAGACGGCGAGGTGAGCGTCAGTTCAGCGACGAACGGATACTGGGTAGCGGAGAGTTCGTCGAAGAGGTGCTCGGAGATGTTGATGATGATCGGAAGTCAATGATGCCTGCACGGTTGAGACTTGCTGAGGCCCGCGACCTGATCGAACGGGAGTGCATCGAAAAAGGATTATCGGTCGAGGCATTGCAGTGCGGAAGCAGAAGCAATGAATACAAGGCTCTCCGGCATGATGCCGCCAGGAAACTTGTTTGCGGGTTGGGCTTGTCCCATGCTGATATTGCACGACTACTCGGAATTTCGAGATCAGGCGTCAGCCAGATGCTTCGCCGCTATTCTGACATAAGTTCCACTCATAGAGCCGAACGAGACTGA
- a CDS encoding IS630 family transposase: MEKIDIRQLSDRERALLRKQVVRLRKQGKSNKDVAELLGLSVQTSSRWWQWYQRDGNAMLAVPKRGRKHGEKRHLSVEQEKQIRKMIVDHYPDQLKLPFALWDRQAVRQLIKLQFGFEMPIRTVGEYLSRWGYTPQKPIRKAYEQRPAEVARWMEESYPAIQTQAKAENAEIYWGDETGLSTQGNLVRGYAPAGKTPELRLNARKEHVSMISAISNRGKLRFMLYDDAMNGKRLIEFMKRLVKDAGRKVMLILDNLRVHHCKPVKEWLSKNNDKIEVFYLPAYSPELNPDEYLNNDLKSAVHGNKGGVSRNKETIRKKTVSHLRHLQKSPGKVAKLFNHPKVLYAKAS, from the coding sequence ATGGAAAAAATCGATATCAGGCAACTCTCTGACCGAGAGCGCGCATTATTGCGCAAACAGGTCGTTCGGCTTCGAAAGCAAGGTAAAAGCAATAAAGATGTGGCAGAACTTTTAGGGCTATCTGTTCAAACATCGAGTAGATGGTGGCAATGGTACCAAAGAGATGGAAATGCCATGCTTGCCGTGCCGAAACGAGGACGAAAACATGGAGAAAAACGGCACCTGTCGGTTGAGCAGGAAAAGCAGATCCGGAAGATGATTGTTGATCATTATCCGGACCAGTTGAAACTGCCCTTTGCACTCTGGGACCGCCAGGCAGTCCGGCAGTTGATCAAGCTGCAGTTCGGCTTCGAAATGCCTATCCGCACCGTCGGAGAGTATCTCTCGCGATGGGGCTATACTCCACAGAAGCCGATACGGAAAGCCTATGAGCAACGCCCTGCCGAAGTGGCTCGCTGGATGGAAGAGTCTTATCCGGCTATCCAGACGCAGGCAAAAGCTGAAAATGCCGAGATTTACTGGGGAGACGAGACCGGCCTCTCAACCCAGGGCAACTTGGTACGGGGCTATGCTCCTGCTGGCAAAACTCCTGAACTGAGGCTGAATGCTCGCAAGGAACATGTCAGTATGATTTCGGCAATCAGTAATCGGGGTAAGCTGCGTTTCATGCTCTATGATGATGCCATGAACGGCAAGCGTCTGATAGAATTCATGAAACGTCTGGTCAAGGATGCCGGCCGTAAAGTGATGTTGATTCTCGATAATTTGAGGGTTCATCATTGCAAACCGGTCAAAGAATGGCTCAGCAAAAACAATGATAAAATTGAGGTGTTTTATTTGCCAGCCTATTCACCGGAATTGAATCCCGATGAGTACCTGAACAACGATCTAAAGAGTGCCGTGCATGGAAACAAGGGCGGCGTTTCACGCAACAAGGAAACGATTCGAAAAAAAACTGTTTCGCATCTGAGGCATCTTCAGAAATCGCCCGGAAAAGTTGCAAAGCTATTCAATCACCCAAAAGTCCTTTATGCGAAAGCTTCGTAG
- a CDS encoding NB-ARC domain-containing protein, whose amino-acid sequence MNKFIDHFVRVVFFILFLFISNLSVSYARVIKNIQGKNFEVIDSVAVKHMDLIELILKTESMDDNERQYWLDVLPYMTKAQVDRLYHILEKERTALFDLEKKYQDALKAINNKYMGKYLKIKYDQHSKLSKKPLFFVEKIDCEGNKFVIKKYSNNKNIDSRIFIGLSELNDLYYDKLLSAGDKFNILIFIQYIINDYNEYAHIYERDDIMKLFKITFHIAFDFDDLKILDDMLLMMKKDKDTFSDIEKNYYLYKYHVFKKEHSKALGVIEKVFDGLIDNKNMTKIWINDCLYIPHIMLGEMYGKNSAFNEMVIKKYIKLILSSPGGLDYSVKKGDVQSRLILLDIFRKIYADMFTDKEKIMVDNYLKKKIDEKSYFKNSRDSEWYYILNQAYFKGDIGKLYNDHKKNILEKKQRGYMLDGVIIESGVFYAFKLYEQKKYTEALNILDDLKIIGESVKSPAKGYVEKYLAEALNIKIQEKLSFTGQLTSLMNSFFALNSAYITSILSFLIFVIIYLLYIIFPYWDLFQIKVLNDYIFNKIIFLPATPLIITRILRYLENKSYPLIPFIPYDYRLNKYEFQACYIPISLIDSDQYVHSSVFENITSKNASIVTLYGEGGMGKTLTAQKVCFDLSKKGYLPVFLEEKILGEDIDENKLEMLIGSFYKNKRLIETLSKMAFSKYVFVIDDIMSKNTYSIIMKIRAIQQKAIFILTTRNEEIIEKSDFSVQLNSSNVDFGKYIKTGMGDRIKAYESFVMQIKNTLLISIIIKNDIDLTDIIRNKPSGLDMERIILKKYIDYQIELICKKYNPDLKINYSTYLLKKTLCYLAHSVSQSLPVNNCLCEMDKNQKNDQYYRDIMNLDNNKQKNNLQILDSMQNSAIVYIDSSNNIKFTHDLIGKYMLETCEKNNIQNLVTNDN is encoded by the coding sequence ATGAATAAATTTATCGATCATTTTGTTAGAGTAGTGTTTTTTATTCTTTTTTTATTTATATCCAATTTATCTGTTTCTTACGCAAGAGTTATAAAGAATATTCAGGGTAAAAATTTTGAGGTAATTGATTCAGTTGCAGTTAAACATATGGATCTTATAGAATTAATTCTTAAAACAGAATCAATGGATGATAATGAGAGGCAATATTGGCTAGATGTTTTGCCATACATGACCAAAGCTCAAGTGGATCGATTGTATCATATTCTTGAAAAAGAAAGAACGGCATTATTTGATCTCGAAAAAAAATACCAAGATGCCCTTAAGGCTATAAATAACAAATATATGGGTAAGTATTTGAAGATAAAATATGACCAACATTCCAAATTAAGCAAAAAACCACTTTTTTTTGTAGAGAAAATCGATTGTGAAGGAAATAAATTCGTGATAAAAAAATATTCTAATAATAAAAATATAGATTCGAGAATTTTTATTGGTCTTAGTGAGTTAAATGATTTGTATTATGATAAATTATTAAGTGCAGGAGATAAATTTAATATTCTGATATTTATTCAATACATTATTAATGATTATAATGAATATGCTCATATTTATGAACGAGATGATATTATGAAGCTTTTTAAAATTACATTTCACATCGCATTTGATTTTGATGATCTGAAGATTTTAGATGATATGCTTTTAATGATGAAAAAAGATAAAGATACTTTTTCTGATATAGAAAAAAATTATTATTTGTATAAGTATCATGTTTTTAAAAAAGAACATAGTAAGGCATTGGGGGTAATCGAAAAGGTTTTTGATGGATTGATCGATAACAAAAATATGACAAAAATATGGATAAATGATTGTTTGTATATCCCGCATATAATGTTAGGTGAAATGTACGGAAAAAATAGTGCTTTTAATGAAATGGTTATAAAAAAATATATAAAACTTATTTTGAGTTCTCCCGGTGGTTTAGATTATTCTGTGAAGAAAGGCGATGTTCAATCAAGACTTATTTTACTGGATATTTTCAGAAAAATATATGCAGATATGTTTACTGATAAAGAAAAAATAATGGTTGATAATTACCTAAAGAAAAAAATTGATGAAAAATCATATTTTAAAAATAGCCGTGATTCTGAGTGGTATTACATCTTAAATCAAGCATATTTTAAAGGAGATATTGGAAAACTATATAATGATCATAAGAAAAATATATTAGAAAAAAAGCAGAGAGGCTACATGCTTGATGGTGTAATCATAGAGTCAGGTGTTTTTTATGCATTTAAGCTATACGAACAAAAAAAATATACAGAAGCTCTAAATATTTTAGATGACTTGAAAATTATTGGTGAAAGTGTTAAGTCACCAGCTAAAGGTTACGTGGAGAAATATTTAGCAGAGGCGCTAAATATTAAAATTCAAGAAAAGCTATCTTTTACTGGGCAGTTAACTTCGCTTATGAATTCCTTTTTCGCACTCAATTCAGCTTATATTACATCAATACTGTCTTTTTTGATTTTTGTTATAATATATCTACTATATATTATATTTCCATACTGGGATCTTTTTCAAATAAAGGTATTAAACGATTACATTTTTAATAAAATTATTTTCTTGCCGGCAACACCTTTAATAATTACTAGGATTTTGAGATATCTAGAAAATAAATCATATCCCCTGATTCCTTTTATACCATATGATTATCGATTAAATAAATATGAATTCCAAGCTTGTTATATTCCGATTTCACTCATTGACAGTGACCAGTATGTGCATTCATCTGTTTTTGAAAATATCACCTCAAAAAATGCGAGCATAGTGACGCTATATGGTGAAGGTGGAATGGGAAAAACCCTTACAGCTCAAAAGGTTTGCTTTGACCTTTCAAAAAAAGGGTATCTACCTGTTTTCTTAGAAGAAAAAATATTGGGAGAAGATATAGATGAGAATAAGTTGGAAATGCTTATAGGGAGTTTTTATAAAAATAAAAGGTTGATTGAGACTTTAAGCAAAATGGCGTTTTCTAAATATGTATTTGTTATAGATGATATAATGTCAAAGAATACTTATAGCATAATAATGAAGATAAGAGCAATACAGCAAAAGGCAATATTTATTCTTACTACAAGAAATGAGGAAATAATAGAAAAATCTGATTTCTCTGTTCAGTTAAATTCATCAAATGTTGATTTTGGTAAATACATTAAAACAGGGATGGGAGATCGTATAAAAGCATATGAGTCATTTGTGATGCAAATTAAAAACACTTTATTAATATCGATAATAATAAAAAACGATATAGATCTTACAGATATAATAAGAAATAAGCCATCAGGTTTGGATATGGAAAGAATAATACTTAAAAAATATATTGATTATCAAATAGAACTTATATGCAAAAAATATAATCCTGATTTGAAAATTAACTACTCAACATATCTTCTAAAAAAAACATTATGCTATTTAGCTCATTCAGTGAGTCAATCATTGCCCGTGAATAACTGTTTATGCGAAATGGACAAAAATCAAAAAAATGATCAATACTATCGCGATATAATGAATCTGGATAATAATAAGCAAAAAAATAACCTTCAAATACTTGATTCAATGCAAAACTCGGCTATTGTTTATATAGATTCATCAAATAATATAAAGTTTACGCATGACCTAATAGGTAAATATATGTTGGAGACATGCGAAAAAAATAACATACAAAACTTGGTAACGAATGATAATTAG
- a CDS encoding MBL fold metallo-hydrolase, whose translation MGKTKEEKKSKAASEQMGMEQEAMASKSQTSPGAVKVPGNEECDCCPDAPGCEWTDNPESTQRYTYFEKLDPFYPFVFNTKTNISKLGENEMRITFMGSVIPMNMRKTQQEMSIFVEVGWDEETQTPMDQFIFDCGSGVSTNYNAMNVNLGRMNKVFINHLHGDHMSDLTHMYCFGPSQGRTSPLYVFGPTRSGITTPDYMGTPGQDYDDGTRAFCQNLRKACRWHTESFSFQTTMYDGYPTQEDIQSAWGLKELPVPVEDDPWGDSYAMVPVELDWKKGGTAYDNADTGVKITYFPVIHARKGSLGYKLEWKTPRGEILSMIYTSDTKPEYNCVRQAINQRKGVDVFIHEMIVPAQIWTMKMAHMNKLPDLDSAGVKWMAMVQNSSHSPQGGFGYLLSLIKPRPRLTVATHFPVADDTVACAMKSIREHCDVHQGKQHPGYGKNAARITWSTDLMVIKVTKEEIVELRGEINDYEFGATVVVPNKTPIPAKYHDAEDNSGDPFAQIDRSTEIPSCYTEGNHCKCNYRPDGY comes from the coding sequence ATGGGTAAAACAAAAGAAGAAAAAAAAAGCAAAGCTGCTTCAGAGCAAATGGGCATGGAGCAAGAAGCTATGGCCAGCAAGAGTCAAACCAGTCCAGGAGCAGTTAAGGTTCCGGGAAATGAAGAGTGCGACTGCTGCCCTGATGCGCCGGGTTGCGAATGGACGGATAATCCTGAATCGACACAAAGATATACGTATTTCGAGAAGCTCGATCCATTTTATCCGTTTGTTTTCAATACCAAAACCAATATCTCCAAACTGGGTGAAAATGAAATGCGGATTACATTTATGGGGTCAGTTATCCCTATGAATATGCGCAAAACCCAGCAGGAGATGAGCATTTTTGTTGAAGTCGGGTGGGACGAAGAGACACAAACGCCGATGGATCAGTTCATTTTTGACTGTGGTTCCGGTGTATCCACCAATTATAACGCTATGAATGTGAACCTGGGAAGGATGAATAAGGTTTTTATCAATCATCTCCATGGTGACCATATGAGCGACCTGACTCACATGTACTGCTTTGGACCATCGCAGGGCCGCACATCACCATTATATGTTTTCGGGCCAACCCGGTCAGGGATTACGACTCCTGATTATATGGGAACTCCAGGACAGGATTACGATGACGGAACCAGAGCTTTCTGTCAAAATCTGCGCAAGGCTTGCCGTTGGCATACTGAGAGCTTCAGTTTCCAGACAACAATGTATGATGGCTATCCAACTCAAGAGGATATCCAGTCAGCCTGGGGATTAAAGGAACTTCCGGTGCCGGTTGAGGATGACCCATGGGGCGATAGTTATGCCATGGTTCCGGTTGAACTTGACTGGAAGAAAGGGGGTACAGCGTATGATAATGCTGATACAGGTGTGAAGATTACCTATTTTCCGGTAATTCATGCCCGTAAAGGGTCGCTGGGATATAAGCTTGAGTGGAAAACGCCGAGAGGTGAAATATTATCAATGATCTACACAAGTGATACCAAGCCCGAATATAATTGCGTTCGTCAGGCGATCAACCAACGCAAGGGTGTTGATGTGTTCATCCATGAGATGATTGTTCCTGCGCAAATATGGACGATGAAGATGGCCCATATGAACAAACTTCCTGATTTGGACAGTGCAGGAGTAAAGTGGATGGCAATGGTACAAAACAGCAGTCACTCTCCTCAGGGCGGGTTCGGATACCTTCTCAGCCTGATCAAGCCTCGACCGCGTCTGACTGTGGCAACGCACTTTCCGGTAGCTGATGACACGGTAGCCTGCGCAATGAAAAGCATCAGGGAACACTGTGATGTTCATCAGGGAAAGCAGCATCCAGGTTACGGGAAAAACGCTGCCCGAATCACATGGTCAACCGATCTGATGGTTATCAAAGTGACCAAAGAGGAGATTGTTGAATTGAGGGGTGAGATCAACGATTATGAGTTTGGAGCAACGGTTGTTGTGCCGAATAAAACCCCGATTCCGGCAAAATATCATGATGCGGAAGACAATAGCGGTGATCCGTTTGCCCAGATTGATCGCAGCACGGAAATTCCATCATGCTATACCGAAGGGAATCATTGCAAGTGCAACTACCGGCCAGACGGATATTAA
- a CDS encoding MT-A70 family methyltransferase — MRIVSVTEPTPAEDLLLKTGNRYSTILADPPWQFQNRTGKMAPEHKRLLRYPTMEIKEIMELPVPKLAAASSHLYLWVPNALLKEGLHVMDAWGFTYKTNLVWHKIRKDGGSDGRGVGFYFRNVTELVLFGVRGSMRTLQPGRTQVNLFATRKREHSRKPDEFYDLIEECSPGPYLEFFARFKRQGWHQWGNEDVERNSLSDVALRNGHTGFPEKQLRLLETKG, encoded by the coding sequence ATGAGAATTGTTAGTGTTACCGAGCCTACCCCGGCCGAGGATCTGTTGCTGAAAACAGGTAATCGCTATTCTACCATTCTGGCAGATCCTCCCTGGCAGTTTCAGAACCGCACAGGAAAAATGGCGCCTGAACACAAGCGGCTTTTGCGGTATCCAACCATGGAGATCAAGGAGATCATGGAGTTACCTGTACCCAAGCTTGCCGCAGCAAGCTCTCATCTTTATCTGTGGGTGCCTAACGCGCTCTTGAAAGAGGGATTGCACGTTATGGATGCCTGGGGGTTTACCTATAAAACAAATTTGGTTTGGCATAAAATCCGCAAGGATGGTGGATCTGATGGCCGCGGAGTAGGGTTTTATTTCAGAAATGTCACGGAACTGGTTTTGTTCGGAGTGCGGGGCAGTATGAGAACGCTTCAACCTGGCCGAACACAGGTCAATCTCTTTGCAACCAGAAAGCGAGAGCACTCCCGTAAACCGGATGAATTTTATGATTTGATTGAAGAGTGTTCACCGGGGCCCTATCTCGAATTCTTTGCAAGATTTAAGCGACAGGGATGGCATCAGTGGGGTAATGAAGATGTAGAACGGAACTCATTGTCGGATGTTGCTCTTCGAAACGGGCATACCGGGTTTCCTGAAAAGCAGTTACGATTACTTGAAACAAAAGGATAA
- a CDS encoding IS630 family transposase: protein MEKIDIRQLSDRERALLRKQVVRLRKQGKSNKEVAELLGLSVQTSSRWWQWYQRDGNAMLAVPKRGRKHGEKRHLSVEQEKQIQKMIVDHYPDQLKLPFALWDRQAVRQLIKLQFGFEMPIRTVGEYLSRWGYTPQKPIRKAYEQRPAEVARWMEESYPAIQTQAKAENAEIYWGDETGLSTQGNLVRGYAPAGKTPELRLNARKEHVSMISAISNRGKLRFMLYDDAMNGKRLIEFMKRLVKDAGRKVMLILDNLRVHHCKPVKEWLSKNNDKIEVFYLPAYSPELNPDEYLNNDLKSAVHGNKGGVSRNKETIRKKTVSHLRHLQKSPGKVAKLFNHPKVLYAKAS from the coding sequence ATGGAAAAAATCGATATCAGGCAACTCTCTGACCGAGAGCGCGCATTATTGCGCAAACAGGTCGTTCGGCTTCGAAAGCAAGGTAAAAGCAATAAAGAGGTGGCAGAACTTTTAGGGCTATCTGTTCAAACATCGAGTAGATGGTGGCAATGGTACCAAAGAGATGGAAATGCCATGCTTGCCGTGCCGAAACGAGGACGAAAACATGGAGAAAAACGGCACCTGTCGGTTGAGCAGGAAAAGCAGATCCAGAAGATGATTGTTGATCATTATCCGGACCAGTTGAAACTGCCCTTTGCACTCTGGGACCGCCAGGCAGTCCGGCAATTGATCAAGTTGCAGTTCGGCTTCGAAATGCCTATCCGCACCGTCGGAGAGTATCTCTCGCGATGGGGCTATACTCCACAGAAGCCGATACGGAAAGCCTATGAGCAACGCCCTGCCGAAGTGGCTCGCTGGATGGAAGAGTCTTATCCGGCTATCCAGACGCAGGCAAAAGCTGAAAATGCCGAGATTTACTGGGGAGACGAGACCGGCCTCTCAACCCAGGGCAACTTGGTACGGGGCTATGCTCCTGCTGGCAAAACTCCTGAACTGAGGCTGAATGCTCGCAAGGAACATGTCAGTATGATTTCGGCAATCAGTAATCGGGGTAAGCTGCGTTTCATGCTCTATGATGATGCCATGAACGGCAAGCGTCTGATAGAATTCATGAAACGCCTGGTCAAGGATGCCGGCCGTAAAGTGATGTTGATTCTCGATAATTTGAGGGTTCATCATTGCAAACCGGTCAAAGAATGGCTCAGCAAAAACAATGATAAAATTGAGGTGTTTTATTTGCCAGCCTATTCACCGGAATTGAATCCCGATGAGTACCTGAACAACGATCTAAAGAGTGCCGTGCATGGAAACAAGGGCGGCGTTTCACGCAACAAGGAAACGATTCGAAAAAAAACTGTTTCGCATCTGAGGCATCTTCAGAAATCGCCCGGAAAAGTTGCAAAGCTATTCAATCACCCAAAAGTCCTTTATGCGAAAGCTTCGTAG
- a CDS encoding DUF2252 domain-containing protein — protein sequence MKKAKSSSVRSTLPEQSHGRPLSERFAEGAALRKQCPRSRQGTWQPVKERVNPIDLLIENNTGRVESLVPIRFGRMLANPFAFYRGSAAVMASDLFSTPSSGLRVVACGDCHLMNFGGFASMERRLVFDINDFDEVSVAPWEWDVKRLAASFMVASRQNGFSEKEGRDAAWWAARSYRTRMFRYADTSILDAFYEFIDLKKLVDAGTDEEMRRLGRKRIRKATETATHQSDFLKLATLAGKTPRIKDDPPLVYHDQDMQSDDAFSEVAHKVVQSYRSNLPPERRLLLDRFRLTDVAVKVVGVGSVGTYCGIALFISGNGDPLFLQFKEARNSVLEPYAGSSPFKTHGERVVFGQRLMQASSDVFLGWAKGVSGRHFYVRQLRDAKVKPLVEVMKPLNMVNYAKACGWALARAHKRSGDAVVLSGYMGKSDAFENAIAAFSVAYADQNERDYEELIKAVRSGRIEARIETA from the coding sequence ATGAAAAAAGCCAAATCCTCTTCCGTCCGATCAACCCTTCCCGAGCAGTCTCATGGACGCCCCCTGAGTGAGCGCTTTGCAGAGGGCGCCGCCTTGCGCAAACAGTGCCCTCGCTCACGGCAAGGAACGTGGCAGCCCGTAAAAGAGCGGGTTAATCCGATTGATCTGCTTATTGAAAACAATACGGGACGGGTTGAAAGCCTTGTGCCGATCCGTTTCGGGCGAATGCTTGCCAACCCTTTTGCTTTTTATCGTGGATCTGCCGCAGTGATGGCCAGCGATTTATTTTCTACGCCATCAAGCGGTCTTCGTGTTGTTGCCTGCGGAGATTGCCATCTCATGAATTTCGGTGGTTTTGCCAGTATGGAGCGCCGTCTTGTTTTTGATATCAATGATTTTGACGAGGTTTCCGTCGCGCCCTGGGAGTGGGACGTCAAACGGCTTGCTGCAAGCTTTATGGTTGCCTCACGCCAGAACGGTTTCAGCGAAAAAGAGGGCAGGGATGCAGCCTGGTGGGCAGCAAGAAGCTATCGAACCAGAATGTTCCGGTATGCCGATACTTCGATTCTTGACGCCTTCTATGAATTTATCGACCTGAAAAAACTCGTCGATGCAGGAACCGATGAAGAGATGCGACGTCTTGGCAGAAAGCGTATCAGAAAAGCTACCGAAACCGCTACCCATCAGAGTGACTTTCTCAAGCTCGCCACCCTTGCCGGAAAAACACCCCGGATCAAGGACGATCCGCCCCTTGTCTATCACGATCAGGACATGCAGAGCGACGATGCATTCAGCGAAGTTGCGCACAAGGTGGTGCAGAGTTACCGCAGCAATCTCCCGCCTGAACGCAGGTTATTGCTCGATCGCTTCAGGTTGACAGACGTAGCGGTTAAGGTAGTTGGCGTCGGCAGTGTCGGCACTTATTGCGGGATTGCACTATTTATATCCGGAAATGGCGATCCGCTCTTTCTGCAATTCAAGGAGGCGCGAAATTCTGTGCTCGAACCCTATGCAGGCAGCTCGCCGTTCAAAACCCATGGCGAGCGGGTTGTATTTGGTCAACGGCTGATGCAGGCCTCCAGTGACGTTTTTCTCGGCTGGGCCAAAGGGGTATCGGGCAGGCATTTCTATGTGCGGCAACTTCGAGATGCCAAAGTCAAACCGCTTGTCGAGGTGATGAAACCGCTGAACATGGTCAACTACGCAAAAGCCTGCGGCTGGGCACTGGCCCGAGCCCACAAACGATCCGGCGATGCTGTTGTGCTGAGCGGTTACATGGGAAAAAGCGATGCCTTCGAAAATGCCATAGCAGCCTTTTCCGTAGCCTATGCCGACCAGAATGAGCGGGATTACGAGGAGCTCATCAAAGCCGTACGTAGCGGCAGAATCGAAGCCCGAATCGAAACGGCCTGA